A region of Asterias amurensis chromosome 20, ASM3211899v1 DNA encodes the following proteins:
- the LOC139952432 gene encoding cytochrome c oxidase subunit 6C-like, with the protein MAALPRPQMRGLLNSHLKKHFVIGAALSVVGAAMVKYFVYDWRKNKYAEFYKTFDVQKDFERMRELGVFHSVRPLSEAADE; encoded by the exons ATGGCAGCACTACCAAGACCTCAGATGAGAGGCTTACTAAACTCGCATCTTAAGAAACATTTCGTCATTGGAGCAGCCCTATCAGTCGTTGGTGCTGCAATGGTCAAATACTTTG TGTATGACTGGAGGAAGAACAAATACGCTGAGTTCTACAAGACGTTCGACGTGCAGAAGGATTTTGAGAGAATGAGAGAGCTAGGAGTGTTCCACTCTGTCCGTCCACTTAGCGAGGCAGCCGATGAATAG